The genomic region AAATTCAAAATATACATCAGACAAATAGATTGTGGTAGAATTTCCATTTGATGAGGAAGGATAATACATTATAGTAAATGTTACATTATATGTTCCATCCTTTGAGAATAAATCGTGAATCATGTAAAAGCTAGCTAATGCTTGCTTGCTAGGCGGTAATGTATAATAATAAGGTGTAAAAGTGGGAACATTACTACCGGCTTGGAAGAAATTCCACTGTCCCTCGATTATTTTGTATTTATTTATAGGGTTGAAGATATAGCTATCGAACGCTGGATTTTTAATAAACGTGGGGAATCCACTACCATGATAGAGTACACAAACTGATGTGCCGTTTGGCCCAGTAATTTTACCATTTATAATATATAATTGTGATGTATTGGAATATACACTATACTGCATGAGGTAAATATTGTGAATGCTTGGCAATTTATAAGTATAATCAAAACAATGGTACAAAGTAATATTTACTGGATTATTTCCAATTATTTTAATTTCTATACTCCCTGGACCAGTGTTTCCGAAGGTGGCAAGATTCTTGTTACTAAGAGTTTCATTATAAGGACCGAATGTAGAGTTCCAAATTATTTCTATCTTATCTCCATTTAACGTCTCATTTCTTAAATGCCAGTAAGATAATACTCCAGGACACTTTGCAGCAATTAAATTATAGCTAGAAGGAATTTTAATATTTGGAGGCAAATTACCGCAGAATAAGGTAGCCCATGAGGGCCTAGCAAAAGGTGCTGCAGCATAATAGTAAGAAGGATTATAAGGGCAACATTTTGCATATACAATGCTGCCTACCACTACAGTTAAAACTAACCCCAATAATATAATAAATGATAATAAAAATTGCCATGTTTTTAATAATTCCTTAAATGTTTTTTTAAATCTTTTTAAATTCAATTCACTTCACCGACCTCCTAGCTCTAGGATCTATTATGAATTCCACTAGATCCACGAAATATAGTAAGATAATAGCGTATAAAGTTAACACAAATGTTGAGCCAAGAACTATCATTATCTCGTCACTTAATGCTGCATAAAATAACTTATAGCCTAAGCCGGGTATGCCAAAATATACTTCAATGAAAAAGTCCCCAGATATCGCAAAAGCTAAATCAATGGCAGTTCTAACTATTACTGGAATAATTGAAACTCTTCTTGCATGAGCTCTTACTATCTTTTCCCTTAAACCTGCTAACCTCTCATATTTTATAAAGTCCGAGTCTAGATTTTCTATCATAGCATTTCTCATTAATATTCCTCTATTTGAAAATCCGTATATGAAAGTTAGAATGAGCCAAGGTAGCCAGAATACCTTTAAGTCCGTAACGATATTTGTCCAATCATGAACCTCGTTATATACTGAAATGGGATAAATCTTTAGCACTACAGCAAATAAAAACCATAAAAACAAAGTTACTACAAAGATAGGTAAGTTGTAATCTATTATAAAATAACTCATTATAGCAACGTCTGTCTTTGTATTCCTCTTTATTGCAGCTATAGAACCTAGATATATACTAGCTAATGTCTGAAATAAAACTGGAGGTATAGTTAATATTACCGTAAAAGGTAAAGCAGAAAGCAAGCAGACTGCTACACTTTGATGATTAACTGGACAAACTCCTAGATTAAGCGTTAGCATATGAATAAAATAAATAAAGAATTGTACCTCTAAAGGATAACAAAGTCCTAATCCTCTATCTATAGATTGTATTGCTAATTGCTCTGCAAGTTCTGGATTTTTAGAATGAATGAACTCTGATGGATTAAGAAAGTGATAAGCAGGGTTTATTCCTAAAAGCTGAGGAATTCCAAGAACTAACATCCAGACGAATGCTGTAAAAATCAAGAGCAAAATTAACCTTTCTACAGCCCTCTTAGCTAAATAAGAAGCAAAACCCAAAAATAATACACCTAAAAAAATTGGGAGTTATCTTTTATTTAAACCTTATCAAAATTGCTACTCCTATTAATGCTAGTATAACAGTTATTCCTATCATTGCTATTACTGCATCACTTACAGAAGGAACAGATGGCGGCGTATAAGTTAGTAACGTAGAGTTTACTGTTACGCTAGAAGGAGTTGGCGGAGTATAGCTAATCAAATGAGATGCATTAGATATTAATGAGCTTACGTTAGAAACATGAGTAGTAATAGTAGTAATTGTTGGAGAGTACGGATATACTGCATACCACCTATAAGCATAGTGAGGCATCATCATCGTATGTCCCATTACTGTTATTGGGGCGTAATAAGTTGCATTAATAAATACTACGTAGAATTCGTTTGGAGTTAAGCTACTAGTTGGAACCTCAACTTCGTATTCGTCGCCAGCTACATGAGCTAGAGTTAACTTCTCTATAGGTGTTGTAGACCCGTATGCCCAAACTTCAGCATATCCAGTAGCGTTGGTTATTGGGCAACAAGGCTTAGGTGCTGTCTTTATAACAGTACCGTTTGACGCAACAACTATGTATGGAGATGCTATGATTTGAGTAATATTAGTAGTTATAGTTGCAACAGATCCTGCAGTAACGTTATATGTACAAGCTAATGGATTCCACAAGAAGTTTCCTACAAATGGCTTTACTATAGCGCCTATTGAGTAATTCCATTCATATACATACCACGGGAATCCTCCTGGCAATTCTCCTTTATACGCTAAGCATACGAAGCTAGGATAGTCTGGATTATACTGGCAAGGTTTGTAATTCAAGTATATACATGGTGGTACAATATATTCATCACTAGAAGATAGTAAGCACGCTGCTGTGCTATTGAAGTATAATTTTATTTCATAAGTGTTATTTGCCGGAACACAAGAGTATACTAATGAAGGCATTGTACCATATACTATCTTCATTGCATAACTTGGTATTTCTGAATAGTTAACGTAGACTGGAATACCGAAGTAATTGCCTATGTATACGTGGTTAAGGTTAAGTCCTAATGGATTATTATTTGGACAATATCCTGGCATGTCGAAATACCATATAGAGAAGTTGTAGTCTAAAGCAGTTAGAGGCATACCGTTTATCCACGTAGCGTTATGAACGAAGCAATATATAATCTCAGTACCGTTTACAATCTTATGCCCGTTTATTGTAACATTATGTATAGGTATTATCTTGTAATTGGCAACATAAGGATGCAAACCTAGAGGCGTTGGCTCACTAGGTGGTGCAGTTAGCGGAGTTGGCACTCCTAGAGCCCATATTTCTGAAGATGAGTAGAAGTTACAGTACAAAATATCCATGTTAGGTGCTTTAAATCCGCAAGTTCCTATTGCCTCTACTAGTCTTCCAGTTATTGTATTTCCTTCATGTATATCATTATATGTATATGTATATCCTTCATCTGGAGACGCAACGTAGCCATAATAGTTAGTAATAGTAGCAGGCGTAATACATGTATTCCAACCTAATATTATCCATGGTTCATCCCATTGTAAGTCTACTAAAGCGTTAGCTAGATTAACTAAAGCTTGAGAGAAGGTTGGATCTTTAGTATATGCAGCAGACAATTGAGCGTTAACTGTTGAATTCACATAGCAGTTGAGTTCTACTATAGGAGCCAGAGGTCCCAGAGTGAAATAATCGTCAGCTATAATTGCTGTATAGCTTAGATATCCAAAATTAATTAAACCGTATTTTAAGCTCACTAAATCAGTAATAAGGCATGATGGCGGATATTCTATAATCTCTAAATTCTTACCAAAATGTATTTTACACGCATTACTTTCTAGCATGCTTATCCATGCTTTACAATTATAGAAATCTTCTTGGATATAAACTGGAATAACTACTGGTGTCCCATTAGGATATGTCCATTCACCTAATGACGGGTTATAAACTAAGCCTGCATCCTTTAAGTATTGACAGGCCCTCTTTGGACAGTAAGATTCATGAGCGTTATATATGCTATATAATTCACTTATCAGAGTAGTATTGCTTGCCAAGCAGGGAAATACTGCAGGACATATGTATAATCCGCTAGGTACACCCTTAAGTCCATTGCATAATATTTGAGACTCTACGCAAGCAGGATTTATTAAACTAGCTATTGCCCACCTGAAATATACATTATTTTCTGGATAATATTTGAAGTTAACTTGATAGAATATAAAGCTATAGGTCACTTCATCATATACAGACGCTGATGGTAGCTTCTCTAAAGTTTCTATGCAAGAGCTTAAAAACTGTGAAGCTGGAACTGCATTAATTAATTGTATATTACCGGATAAGAAGCACTCATAGATTTGTGTATTTTCTGTGTAATTCCATAAGAATACTATTGAACCTAAATATGGGCCGAATTTACAGTATTCTATTGCAGGAACTACATGCTGTTTTAATGCAGATGGTGCTACAAGAACTCCTGCAGCTTCCGAAACTATCATCCCTCCTAATAAAACTATTATGCCTAGCAAGAGAATTTTAAAGTATATAGATTTACTTTTCATACAAGTTTTTGATGGAATATTTACTTAAAAACCTTTCTCAAATTCTCACTTTATATGTAAGTAAAACTTAAACTTTTAATACTATATATGAATCGAATATTTCATCACAATGATGATGAAAGAACTTTAAAAGTTAAAAATAATTTAACTCCTACGATGGTCTCACTTTAATACATCACTATTTATCTATGAGATTTCATAAAAATTTATATTCTAATATGGACTCAATCTATTGAGGATATAAATATGAGATCTAGCCAAGTAGGAATAATATTATTTATCATTATATTAATTGTTGTGGCTGCAATAGGAATATACTTAAATTCTGAAATATCTGCATTATCTTCCAGCTATAATTGCTTAGCTAGTAAGTATAATGCATTAAAGAGCGAATTCTATACAATGAACTCGTCAT from Acidianus ambivalens harbors:
- a CDS encoding ABC transporter permease, producing MNLKRFKKTFKELLKTWQFLLSFIILLGLVLTVVVGSIVYAKCCPYNPSYYYAAAPFARPSWATLFCGNLPPNIKIPSSYNLIAAKCPGVLSYWHLRNETLNGDKIEIIWNSTFGPYNETLSNKNLATFGNTGPGSIEIKIIGNNPVNITLYHCFDYTYKLPSIHNIYLMQYSVYSNTSQLYIINGKITGPNGTSVCVLYHGSGFPTFIKNPAFDSYIFNPINKYKIIEGQWNFFQAGSNVPTFTPYYYTLPPSKQALASFYMIHDLFSKDGTYNVTFTIMYYPSSSNGNSTTIYLSDVYFEFLGSIYGIFGTDVNGANVFAEFVKGGVFDLELAGLAGLAVVAIGAVVGILAGYYGGIRDMVLVSTTDFVLLLPGLIIILLIVEVLSLYDPQFLNTYRPVILAGIITTLSWPITARVIRGETYVVRSKAFIEAARALGESNLQVLRKHIFPNLLPIIFAQLTLDVTAVVYTESTLDFLGIGIQTTEFPTWGNMLGYAQGVIASAPSFAWWWVLPPALALVLLGISLFYLGEAILERYRVKTGVS
- a CDS encoding ABC transporter permease, translating into MGFASYLAKRAVERLILLLIFTAFVWMLVLGIPQLLGINPAYHFLNPSEFIHSKNPELAEQLAIQSIDRGLGLCYPLEVQFFIYFIHMLTLNLGVCPVNHQSVAVCLLSALPFTVILTIPPVLFQTLASIYLGSIAAIKRNTKTDVAIMSYFIIDYNLPIFVVTLFLWFLFAVVLKIYPISVYNEVHDWTNIVTDLKVFWLPWLILTFIYGFSNRGILMRNAMIENLDSDFIKYERLAGLREKIVRAHARRVSIIPVIVRTAIDLAFAISGDFFIEVYFGIPGLGYKLFYAALSDEIMIVLGSTFVLTLYAIILLYFVDLVEFIIDPRARRSVK